Proteins co-encoded in one Setaria viridis chromosome 9, Setaria_viridis_v4.0, whole genome shotgun sequence genomic window:
- the LOC117838498 gene encoding cysteine-rich receptor-like protein kinase 10, with protein sequence MLSFLAVDGDHEKSKTASKHLAACPSSIVSLAMAGVLLTILAFLLVLPSATAIGPVCGNAGNYTANGTYQSNLASVAATLPNNTSSLPQLFANATAGQGADAVYALALCRGDMTNNLTGCSDCVAGSFRYAQRMCPNDRAASVYDDGCLVGFSNRNFLVPANNNVTQDTSTLFEFWNPGSLAGNATLVSAGVRDLLAQTAQEAAANNGTPARFATAVMDASASATQTLYSMAQCTPDLSAGDCLSCLRWLIGMVNDTTSVRNGGRILVLRCNVRFETNMFYEGPPMKRITPSSSGPPAPPVPAPTTDKRSGIKPWVIPLIVAPPLAIVAICFIFYCRWKRRRNRKGNLRLRRKHANKLQGGDELDWEMEAELSEFSVFDFHQILEATDNFSEGNKLGEGGFGPVYKGQFPEGIEIAVKRLASHSGQGFIEFKNEVQLIAKLQHTNLVRLLGCCSQEEEKILVYEYLPNKSLDFFIFDENRKSLLDWNKRLAIIEGIAEGLLYLHKHSRLRVIHRDLKPSNILLDSELNPKISDFGLAKIFSSNNIEESTTRRVVGTYGYMAPEYASEGLFSIKSDVFSFGVLVLEILSGKRNSGSHECGDFINILGYAWQLYEEERWSELVDSSLVTMSHSAEMRRCMNIGLLCVQENAADRPTMLDVVAMLSSKTKILAEPKHPAYFNVRVGNEETPTTTKSCSINEMTISVTTPR encoded by the exons atgctgagttttctAGCGGTGGATGGTGACCATGAAAAGAGCAAAACAGCAAGCAAGCATCTAGCGGCGTGCCCCTCATCGATCGTTAGCCTCGCCATGGCGGGCGTCCTGCTCACCAtcctcgccttcctcctcgTGCTGCCGTCAGCAACGGCAATAGGGCCGGTCTGCGGCAACGCCGGCAACTACACGGCCAATGGCACCTACCAGTCCAAcctcgcctccgtcgccgccaccctcccgaACAACACCTCCTCCTTGCCGCAGCTCTTCGCCAACGCTACCGCCGGCCAAGGCGCCGATGCGGTCTACGCGCTCGCGCTCTGCCGCGGCGACATGACCAACAACCTCACCGGCTGCAGCGATTGCGTCGCCGGCTCGTTCCGGTACGCGCAGCGGATGTGCCCCAACGACAGGGCCGCCAGCGTCTACGACGACGGCTGCCTCGTCGGCTTCTCCAACCGTAACTTCCTCGTCCCGGCCAATAATAATGTTACGCAAGATACCAGCACGCTCTTCGAGTTCTGGAACCCGGGGAGCCTCGCCGGCAACGCCACCCTGGTGAGCGCCGGCGTCCGCGACCTGCTGGCGCAGACTGCCcaggaggccgccgccaacAACGGCACGCCGGCGCGGTTCGCCACCGCGGTCATGGACGCCTCCGCCAGCGCCACCCAGACGCTCTACTCCATGGCGCAGTGCACGCCGGACCTCTCCGCCGGCGACTGCCTCTCGTGCCTCCGGTGGCTCATCGGCATGGTCAACGACACCACATCCGTGCGCAACGGGGGGCGGATCCTCGTGCTCCGGTGCAACGTCAGGTTCGAGACGAACATGTTCTACGAAGGCCCGCCCATGAAGCGGATCACGCCGTCGTCATCGggccctccggcgccgcccgtcCCGGCTCCAACGACAGATAAGA GATCTGGGATCAAGCCCTGGGTGATTCCCTTGATTGTAGCACCTCCTCTAGCGATCGTTGCAATCTGTTTCATCTTTTACTGCCGTtggaaaagaagaaggaacaGAAAAG GCAATTTGAGATTACGACGAAAGCATGCTAACAAGTTGCAAGGAGGAGATGAACTAGATTGGGAGATGGAAGCAGAGCTCTCAGAGTTTTCAGTTTTCGACTTTCATCAGATACTGGAGGCTACAGATAACTTTTCTGAAGGAAACAAACTTGGGGAAGGTGGATTTGGCCCCGTATATAAG GGTCAGTTTCCTGAGGGAATTGAAATAGCTGTTAAGAGACTTGCTTCACATTCAGGACAAGGTTTCATCGAGTTCAAAAATGAGGTACAACTCATAGCAAAACTACAGCACACAAATTTGGTTAGGCTCTTGGGATGTTGCTCCCAAGAGGAGGAGAAAATTTTGGTCTATGAATATTTGCCAAACAAAAGCTTGGACTTCTTTATCTTTG ATGAAAATAGAAAATCTTTATTAGATTGGAACAAACGATTAGCGATAATTGAAGGAATAGCAGAAGGACTTCTCTATCTACATAAGCACTCCCGTTTGCGTGTCATACATCGAGATCTTAAACCAAGCAACATTCTTTTGGACAGCGAACTGAATCctaaaatttcagattttgggCTAGCAAAAATATTTAGCTCAAATAACATTGAAGAAAGCACTACAAGGAGAGTAGTTGGTACATA TGGCTACATGGCTCCTGAATATGCCTCCGAGGGGCTCTTCTCTATCAAATCCGATGTATTTAGCTTTGGTGTTCTCGTTCTTGAGATCCTTAGCGGAAAAAGGAATTCCGGTAGCCATGAATGCGGAGATTTCATCAATATCCTTGGATAT GCATGGCAATTATATGAAGAGGAAAGATGGAGTGAACTCGTTGATTCTTCATTGGTAACCATGAGTCACTCAGCTGAAATGAGGAGGTGCATGAACATTGGGTTGCTATGTGTGCAAGAGAATGCAGCTGATCGACCAACCATGTTAGATGTTGTTGCAATGCTAAGCAGCAAGACTAAAATTTTGGCTGAGCCGAAGCACCCAGCGTATTTCAATGTACGGGTAGGAAATGAAGAAACACCCACTACTACTAAGTCATGTAGCATCAATGAGATGACCATATCTGTCACAACTCCTAGATAG
- the LOC117835562 gene encoding uncharacterized protein, translating to MDAYCIEICKLEAHFNGLEFHHIPRDHNIAVDVLSKLGSKRAQILAGVFIQDLLKPSIKILDPDQINNNTEAPTDPKPIDIMMIEAEEDWRTPFIALITDQMVLEDKIEHEKLAQRSANYIVIGKELYKRPHPQAS from the coding sequence atggacgcttactgcataGAAATCtgcaaacttgaggcccacttcaATGGTCTTGAGTTCCACCATATCCCCAGGGACCATAATATCGCCGTCGATGTCCTGTCCAAGCTTGGCTCCAAACGTGCGCAGATTCTGGCCGGCGTCTTCATACAAGATCTCTTGAAGCCTTCCATCAAGATTCTAGACCCAGACCAGATCAACAACAACACTGAGGCTCCGACGGACCCAAAACCTATCGACatcatgatgatcgaggcaGAAGAAGATTGGCGCACTCCATTCATAGCCCTGATCACCGACCAAATGGTGCTAGAAGACAAGATCGAACATGAAAAATTAGCTCAGCGCAGCGCAAACTACATCGTCATCGGCAAGGAGCTCTACAAAAGGCCGCATCCACAGGCATCCTGA
- the LOC117836931 gene encoding cysteine-rich receptor-like protein kinase 10, producing MTIWAEGERKKKHVTREVSLAVMNVVAGVLLLVLGGLTPSPAAADVCDNIKQVAATLPKNTSSSPLHFATTTFGQAPDVVYALALCRGDVLNDTACGECVADTFGKINSTLPPQQKCYTAVSYFGGVCILVYNVDDFLAPSNTTAANGDDAPFTLWNVKNFTGDADDVRLTVGLIHELLVETVQRAASAAPRRFATGVVDTGTTFPPVYSLAQCTPDLSAGDCHACLQRLLGTVNSTMALRMGGQVHVIRCYFRYETYLFYESQPMLRLGPSSAQAPAPTPTTEGKHKRHMSKLWAIPIAVVPLAVAAFLCFIFCSPWFRRYRKGKAMRLQAGSRRTQDLDGDEELVWDGKNSEFSVFDFEQVLEATNHFSEENKLGQGGFGAVYKGQFANGSEVAVKRLASHSGQGFTEFKNEVQLIAKLQHRNLVRLLGCCSQEDEKILVYEYLPNKSLDFFIFDENKRPLLNWPKLLAIVEGTAHGLLYLHKHSRLRVIHRDLKPSNILLDSEMNPKISDFGLAKIFSSNNTQANTTRRVVGTYGYMAPEYASEGIFSIKSDVFSFGVLVLEILSGKRNSGSNQCGDFINLIGYAWQLWEEEKWIDLIDASLVPKSHSAEMMRCVNIALLCVQENADDRPTMADVVSMLNSETTILGEPRQPAYYNVRVGNEETATTHSYTVSIM from the exons ATGACAATCTGGGCTGAAggggaaaggaaaaagaaacacgTTACACGTGAGGTTAGCCTAGCCGTCATGAACGTCGTTGCCGGCGTCCTGCTCCTTGTTCTCGGCGGCCTCACcccatcgccggcggccgccgatGTCTGCGACAACATTAAACAagtcgccgccaccctcccgaAGAacacctcctcttcccccttgcacttcgccaccaccaccttcggCCAAGCGCCAGACGTCGTCTACGCGCTCGCGCTCTGCCGCGGCGACGTCCTCAACGACACCGCCTGCGGCGAGTGCGTCGCCGACACGTTCGGCAAAATCAACTCGACGCTGCCGCCGCAGCAGAAGTGCTACACGGCCGTCTCCTATTTCGGCGGCGTCTGCATCCTCGTGTACAATGTCGACGACTTCCTCGCGCCCTCCAACACCACGGCAGCGAACGGCGACGACGCGCCATTCACGCTATGGAACGTCAAGAACTTCACCGGCGACGCCGACGATGTCCGGCTCACCGTCGGCCTTATCCACGAACTGCTAGTAGAGACGGTACAAAGGGCGGCCAGCGCAGCGCCGAGGCGGTTCGCCACGGGCGTCGTCGACACTGGCACGACGTTTCCGCCGGTGTACTCCCTGGCGCAGTGCACGCCGGACCTGTCCGCCGGCGACTGCCATGCGTGCCTCCAGCGTCTCCTCGGCACGGTCAACTCCACTATGGCCCTGCGGATGGGTGGGCAGGTCCATGTCATACGGTGTTATTTCAGGTATGAGACGTATCTGTTCTACGAGAGCCAACCCATGCTTCGCCTTGGGCCGTCATCGGCGCAGGCACCAGCTCCGACTCCGACTACAGAAGGGAAACACAAGA GGCATATGAGCAAGCTGTGGGCAATTCCGATAGCTGTAGTTCCTCTAGCGGTAGCAGCGTTTCTCTGCTTCATCTTCTGCTCGCCTTGGTTCAGAAGGTACAGGAAAG GCAAAGCGATGAGGTTACAAGCAGGATCAAGGCGTACTCAGGACTTGGACGGAGATGAAGAACTAGTTTGGGATGGGAAGAACTCAGAGTTCTCGGTCTTCGACTTTGAGCAGGTGCTGGAGGCAACAAATCAtttttcagaagaaaacaaactTGGACAAGGTGGCTTTGGCGCTGTCTACAAG GGTCAGTTTGCTAACGGATCGGAGGTAGCAGTCAAGAGACTCGCTTCACATTCAGGGCAAGGTTTCACAGAGTTCAAAAATGAAGTCCAGCTCATAGCCAAACTCCAACACAGGAATTTGGTTAGGCTCCTGGGATGTTGCTCCCAAGAAGATGAGAAAATATTGGTCTATGAATACTTGCCAAACAAAAGCTtggatttcttcatctttg ATGAAAATAAAAGACCTTTACTGAATTGGCCCAAACTTCTAGCAATAGTTGAGGGAACAGCACATGGGCTTCTTTACCTACATAAACATTCTCGGTTGCGTGTCATACATCGAGATCTTAAGCCAAGCAACATTCTCCTGGACAGCGAGAtgaatccaaaaatttcagattttgggCTAGCAAAAATATTCAGCTCAAATAACACTCAAGCAAACACTACAAGAAGAGTGGTTGGTACATA TGGCTACATGGCTCCTGAGTATGCTTCGGAGGGCATTTTCTCTATCAAGTCTGATGTATTCAGCTTTGGTGTTCTTGTTCTTGAGATCCTTAGCGGAAAACGGAATTCTGGTAGCAATCAATGTGGCGATTTCATCAATCTCATTGGATAT GCATGGCAATTATGGGAAGAGGAAAAGTGGATTGATCTTATTGATGCATCTTTGGTTCCCAAGAGTCACTCGGCAGAAATGATGCGGTGCGTTAACATTGCATTATTGTGTGTTCAAGAGAATGCGGATGATCGACCAACCATGGCAGATGTTGTTTCAATGCTAAACAGTGAGACTACCATCCTGGGCGAGCCTAGGCAGCCAGCATATTATAATGTCAGGGTGGGAAATGAAGAGACAGCCACCACTCACTCATATACAGTATCAATCATGTGA